CTAAACTATGTCtatctaataataaaaaaggggGACACAATagcttaaaataaattaatttagagGTTGTTATTGGTCATATTTGTTCAGCTGATTTGGGATTTTTCAAGTCATGTAGTTAAAAGGCTGATTAATATGAAATAGAGAAAACACAGATGCGTCTACTTACCGAGCACTGATCAGGTATTGGGCCAGACCGATGCTGGCATGGGAACCGGTGATGGTGACCTGTCTGTCAGTGGAACCCTCTACAGGGTTAGCGATTTTGATCTGAGCGCCTGACATCTGACGGATCTCATTGATCTTTGCCCCCTGACGACCAATGATGCAGCCGATCAgctggagaagaagaaaagaagcaaACCATGACCACTGACATTCATATAGTCATGTACAAGAACGATAACAAAAAGAAAGAGGTGACTCACATCATTTGGAATGGTCAGCTCATGAGAGCCAGTTTGTGCACAGGCATCCATCCCAGCTGGAGTAACACAGAGACATCAGAGGATTAACAAGGTGGATCATCACACACTCAATCAGGAGAAAACAATAAGGTCctaattacagaaaaactaatgactatttttttttctcctccctcTTTATCGAAAATCAGACCCCAACTAGGGATGTAAAAATTAACCGTTTTTTCAATAACCACGAATATTTTCAGCCGCGGTGGGTTAACTGCGGGGGTTTTAGATTCCACGGTATACCGCAGATTTGTCTGGTGTTGTGGGTCTTGGGAGGCGGAGCACTCTCCAGTCCATGGTCAGAGGTGTGTGTCAGCGGAGAGAGTGCATCCACTCACCTCTGACTGATGGCAGAACAAGGAGCAGCACTCCCGGAGTTGCATCCACCCAGGAAACAAAATCAGTCGACAGTGTGGAACTATTTTAGATATCCTAAAGAAGACCAGGGCGCAGCAAGAGCCGACGGGTATCTAATATGCAAAACATGTGGGAGAATAATTGCACCAACACGTCCAATATAATACAACATCCCTCCCAGTTTGTCCACGTAAAGATACAAAAACTATAAATCCACTCCACTGATTAAAGTTTCTAGAATTTACAAGGCTGTTGTAAGCCATGAGGTGAAGCCAAAGTGAAAGTAAAGAGACAGCGCCACGTGCTGGGTAAACAAAGCACACTCTGGCTGATGTAATATAAACCTGATGCATTATTTACATAATTTGAACCGTAACCACTGACAATGTTAATGTGCTAACATTTTTCCACCATAACCTGGAGTAATAAGTTTTCCTGCATATGCAATAATTGTTCTCCTGTTTACATGTTAAATCACCAATTAGTGTTTGTTAGTAATTTATGGtggtatttatttagtttttgtttgttatctattgattatttaatacatttaaaacttttatttatttattttgttccaaGTTCTAATGGAACCTCCTTTGAGAGGTTTAATAGACAGTGAAGTCATCCAAACAGGGAAAGGCAATGAAAAGGAAATGGAAATAAGTTAAATGACATGGACGTGATACAGAGTTAAACAATGAAACAGAATTTGAGAAGTTTTGGAACAGAAAATAGGAGGCCCATAGCACTGAAGTAGTATGTCGAcatatttacctttttattttatcagaaTTAAAGCAGCAAAAGTTCCTCCTTGATGACAGTTAACTGGCACTTTTGTTTGACATTATTTAATGGATCAAATTAAAACTAAGATTTGTGTAAATTCTCTAAATCTGGATGGCTGAGGCACAGACTGCATTAACTCTTAACACACagcaaataaaatgactgattcCTCAGTGCATGTATTTCATCTTTCAGCTATGGGGATGAAatatttcctcttcctctgggTGGTAATATAAGACAGTGGTGCTTCCAACATGCCCACCTACCCTGGAAAGCCTCGTTGCCGTGTGCGACTGAGAAGGGGCTCTGCTGCATGGCAAGCTGGTGTAGTTTGGTGAGctaacaggaaaaaaagagacaaacggAACACATCGAGTCGGTAAAACGCAAAACGGATTTTCAGGATGAATTTTGTGCCATTTCCCTCTTTGATGTGGGTTTAGTGACAATGAGAGAAAATCATGAAATGAAACATGTGGCCAATGACAGATCTTTGAGTTGAAGACTAATTTACAAATTGAACAAATTTATTTGGCTTGTGAATATTATTGCGTCAACTTCTCgcattacattttcagttttaattcattagaaaaatgtatcaaccattttttgttgttttttttattaatacttTATCGAACAATCTACAATAAAAGACAGGGGAACTTTAGCATACTAGTAACAATTTGTATTTCCACGAagcactaaaatgtaaaaatgtggtGGGTCAATGTTAATcgtaaataacaataataatgggAGCTAAAAACCATCGCCCTATTAATGCAGAGGGGGAACTGTGACTGGGCAGCTTCCCTTTGCTTTAACTGTGAGTGAACCTACAGAGACTGACTATGCACGAGCCTGTGTGCAACATCTCCAGGCTGAAATAGAAAAGGAATATTGTCataatattgtaattattatgaaCAATTTTAATAATAGTAGTTTACTGAAGTAAATAGCAGCTCTCTTTTTCTAATGAGGACATACTGCaatgcctcagcagctgaatgtaaaagtgcaatagtTTGTTTCTGAATAGCATTGAATTTTCAAGGTTCAAATTTATTCTGCATTTCTCTCATATTATCATTGGAATTTTCTCAAGTTGGATTCTTTATACACTTTATTTTAACGGACTGTCTCAGTTGTATTTTCAAACTGGACTTAAAGCTCAAACCTTGGAAGTCGACATGGGTCACACTACATTTTTTAGTTGTGAATTTTAACCTAAACAAATTTACTATTTCAGAAAAAACTAATTCTGTGCAGTAACTTCATGATTTGGTgagttatttacaaaatcaaaTGATGTGATTAATCGCTAATAATTAGAATCAGGTTTTGAATTACTTagtaatttttaaatttgtattctAACCTCTAATTTTTATCTAAATGGATGCATGTGTACAGCAGCGGTGGCTTGAAATCAGGGGGATGGCAGGAGAAGAGGAAGGTGACATGGCTGCCCAGGAGCGAAGTTTAAAATTTATTGGATCACTTACAGAGGGCCCTTCACTTACATCAGGCTGTGGAATGGTGTGCTGCCCTTGGACAGCGTAAGCCTGCAAAAAGAGAACAGCAGTCAGGAGGGCGTGGCAGTGTGACACACTCTACTCTATTATCCATCAGTCATCTGTCCTTGGTGTGCCACAAAAACTAAGCGTGAGTGAAGCACACTGTGGTATGAGGTCCGAATGAGAAGTTGCTTGTTTACCTGACCACCTGCAAAGATGACAGGAGAGCCTGATGGTTTGGGTCTGTAGGGGATGGTCACACCTTTGGGTGGAGActaaggaaaaaacaacaagataCAGCCATTAACCACAATCTTAATTAGTGTAAACTACATCATTTTCCAACTTTTATAAACCACACAATACATCTAAATTGCCAAATATTTCTGTACCTCCAACATAACAACGCAGATCTGCTTGACGCACTCTATGATAGACTGTGGAGTCCCGGCAACTGTGATGGCACGCTCTGTGGAGTTGGGTAACATGTCCCCTGCTACTTGTACCTGAGCTCCTGCTGactgaacacacaaaaaaaacatttggaaataCTGAGAGCAGAACACAGACTAACAACTTGTAACATTTACAAACTGATAGAACACCAAGAAAAAAGTGGTCGTGAACATGTGGTTTCTGAATCTGATATATGGCAGACACCATTTTAATTCAATCaattaggggtgtaacgattcgtTGTTTCCGATTCGATTCAAGattaactttatttaatttagaacGATTCAATCCGAAACGATTTAGTTTCTTTAAattgattcagtaactttttaccCAAAAAAATTATTCAACCAGTGTGAGTAAAATAAATGCCTGGATACCATACAGTACAAGTGaggtttcatagattcctgatgtttcttATAAGGGAATCGTCTATATATTTATCATGGACAAacatgtattcacattttttttcaaagtccaaccaacatttcagtttaaattaagaGGACGTTAACCTTTTCggctctcattttcaatacgtttcaataaaaattataaaatattaatataaaaaatgaagctAACGCTACCAACGCTTCTGCAGTGAAAGCTGCCAGAAAGGCCTGGTGGTTTCTCATTCGCTggattgtttgttttgcttgttgTCTGTTGGCGTGCCACATTACGTCACAGACAGCCGACAAAATCG
This portion of the Gouania willdenowi chromosome 7, fGouWil2.1, whole genome shotgun sequence genome encodes:
- the LOC114466570 gene encoding poly(rC)-binding protein 2-like isoform X2; its protein translation is MDSSLVEGGLNVTLTIRLLMHGKEVGSIIGKKGESVKKMREESGARINISEGNCPERIITLAGPTTSIFKAFSMIIQKLEEDISTSMTNSTATSKPPVTMRLVVPASQCGSLIGKGGCKIKEIRESAGAQVQVAGDMLPNSTERAITVAGTPQSIIECVKQICVVMLESPPKGVTIPYRPKPSGSPVIFAGGQAYAVQGQHTIPQPDLTKLHQLAMQQSPFSVAHGNEAFQAGMDACAQTGSHELTIPNDLIGCIIGRQGAKINEIRQMSGAQIKIANPVEGSTDRQVTITGSHASIGLAQYLISARLSSETTGLAAN
- the LOC114466570 gene encoding poly(rC)-binding protein 2-like isoform X1; its protein translation is MDSSLVEGGLNVTLTIRLLMHGKEVGSIIGKKGESVKKMREESGARINISEGNCPERIITLAGPTTSIFKAFSMIIQKLEEDISTSMTNSTATSKPPVTMRLVVPASQCGSLIGKGGCKIKEIRESAGAQVQVAGDMLPNSTERAITVAGTPQSIIECVKQICVVMLESPPKGVTIPYRPKPSGSPVIFAGGQAYAVQGQHTIPQPDVSEGPSLTKLHQLAMQQSPFSVAHGNEAFQAGMDACAQTGSHELTIPNDLIGCIIGRQGAKINEIRQMSGAQIKIANPVEGSTDRQVTITGSHASIGLAQYLISARLSSETTGLAAN